A segment of the Longimicrobium sp. genome:
GCAGGGGCGGAACCGCGATACGATCTCTTCCACCCCCAGCAGGTGCGGCTCGACGTCCAGCGACGGAAGCTCGTCGAGACACTCGGCGATGCAGTCCAGGCACTGCCCGCGCACGTCGAGCGTGACCATGGAAGATTCGGAAACGATCGTGCCCACGGCTTCGCGGAGGGCGGCCTCGCCCAGCGGGGTGCCGGCGTTCTCGCGGCACACCCGTCCGAGCAGGTCGATCAGCCGGTGGCACGGCCGCTGCTTCTCGGTATTCAGCCACGAGGTCGGGTGGACGTCCGACCGCAGCACCCGGCCGAGATCCGCCAGGACGCCGGCTCCGTCCGGCCGCGAGCTCACCGCGTCGTACAGGCGGTCGAGAATCACCTCCCGCACGCCGGGAACGCCGGTCCGGGCGGCCAGCCAGTTCATCCCGAACCCGCTGATGCCGTACAGCAGGTCCAGCATCTCCGGACCGTGGAGGAACGGGTTCGCGCCGGTGCGCAGCGCGGCCGCAAGCGCTTCGAGGCGTTCCGTGATCGCCGCGGAATCCCGGGCCGGTGGTTCGTCCATGGTGTCGTTCAGCCGCGGATGGCGATACGTCGACGGGGCTCACCGGCCGGATCATCCGGCCGTGAGCGTGGAATATGAACCGGCCGCGGCCGGGAGCACCAGTTCGCCACCGGCCCTACCTTCGAATGCGTGCGAACGCCTTCGCCTTGTCCATCACGTCGATCACCTTCCGGTTGAAGGTGAGGTCGCTCAGTTGCGGAGAATCGGTGGCGAACCGCGAGTACATGTCGAAGAGGCACCGCGCGAGCATGTCGTCGGGAAGCTTCTCGACCCGTGTCTGCTCGGTAGACCCGTCGGTATTGCGGCCGGAGTACTCCATGATCACGCTGATGTGGTCGTCTCCCGTAACCGGCAGGAACGCTTCGATGTGTTCCGTGTTCGGAAAGCGCAGCTTCAGCACCCGCGTGCGCGTCAGCGCATCGAGCGAGGAGACGAGGACCGCGACGCACTCGTCCAGCTCCAGGACGACGACGCCGATTCCCATGTTCGGGACGACCTGGCACGGCTCGGTATCCATCTCCCGGTAGTGCATGTGCCGCACTTCGGCGCGAAGAAGCCTGTAGCTCGACGCGCCGGTAAGGTGAAGCGCGGTGGCGATCTGATGGGGCAGCTCCACGTCCATCACGGATTCCGGCTTCGAGCGCCCCGCCAGCGTAGGAGTGATCCGCGGCTTCGACATCTCGAATTCCAGGTAGTGCGGCGGCCGCCCCACTTCCTGGATCTTGTCCCTGCAGCGCGCGACGGAGCGGCTGTACAGGTACGGATTGACGACGCCGATGCTGGCGCCCGTGCGGTCGGCGATCCGCCGCATCTCGTCGACCTCGGCCGTGTTGGCGGCGCAAGGCTTCTCGACGATGATCCGCCGGAATCCGGCGTCGGTCGCGGCGCGCAGCGTGGACGCGTGATCGTCAGCCGGCGTGCAGATGTGCACGACCGCCTGGTTCGGATCGACGCCCGTCAGCTCGGCCAGCGAGGTCGCGAAGCGGATCGGCCGTGGGTCGTATCCGTATTCGTATTCCAGGCGATGCAGCGCGCGGCCGATTCCCCCTCCCACGGGGTCGACGAGACCGACGACAGCCCCGAAGGGTGAATCCGCGCTCCTGTTACGGAGAATCTTCTCCAGGACGGGAATGTGCAGACCCAACCCTGCTCGTCCCAGGCCGACGATCACTGCACCCAGTCCCTGAGCAGGCACGGTCGCATTCGACATGTGGAGGTCGGCTGGCAGCGGCGGGGCCGTGGTCGTCGTGTCAGTCACTTCGTCGCTCGGTTCGAGGGGGAACACCGCCCAGCCGCGATGCGTCCTGTCGGCGCCGGATCAGATCTTCACCCGACGCGTTTGTAGAAACTGCCTCACCCCGGAGCACCGGGTCTCCGCGGCACACGAACGCCTTGCTCGCGTCACGCCGCCACCCGGTACGCATCGTTTGAGGCCAGCGCAGGACAGGACCTCGTTGAACGGGCGGGTGGAGACCTCAACCGGAAAATCGAGGCAACCCCAGATGTTTTCAACCAAGTATATAGGAACCCGCCATTTTGTTGCAACCCTTCTATCCGACAAGAAGTCACAAACGGCCATTACGATTTCGCGATAGATGGCGGGGATTGCCGGCCGAAGACAAGTACCTGGTCGTCGCTCTCTCTCGCCACTTTTTGGACACCGCGTGGACCATCCCGTGGAGGGCTGCGGACGTACTACGAGCCGGAGGCCGGATCGCCCCCGTCGCGAGCCGCGGCGGGGGCGACCTGGCGTGTAGTTCTCCCGCGGTCCGCTCAGCGGCTCCGCGTCTCCGCCGCGGGCACCGCCGGCGCGTCGTCGGTCGAAGCCCCGCCGGCCAGCACCCCGGCCGCCGCGGCGTCGAGCGCGCGGTCGCCCTCGCGCCACCGCTCGCGGCGCGCGTGGAGCCGGCGGGCGGCGGCCGCCCACTCGCGCCGCAGCTCGGCCACGGCGCGGCGCAGCTCGCTTTCGGCCGGCCCGCCGCCGTACGCCGCCGCCGCCGCGACCGCGGCGGGGTCCAGCCCGGCCGCGTCCGCGGCGATCCCCAGCTCGCGGAAGAGCGCGCCGGCCGCCTCCGCCAGCGGCTCCCCGCGCACGGCCGCGTCCGTCACCAGCTCGCCCACGCGGTGGTGCGCCTGGCGGAACGACATCCCCGTCTCCACCACCAGCCGGTTGGCCAGCTCGGTGGCGGCGGTGAACCCCTCGTCCGCCCGCTCGCGCATCCGCTCCGGCCGCGGCTCGGCCCCGGCCACGACCAGGCGGGCGAGCACCACCGCCTCCGTCACCCCGTCCAGCGCGCCCCAGAGCGGCCGCACCCCCTCGGTGCCGACGGCGACCGAGTTGCTGAACGGCGTGGCGTGCATGGCCACGGCGGCGGCGGTAAAGGCGCCCAGCGGCGCCCCGGCCCGCCCCTGCACGTGCTCCAGGAGAAAGGCGTTGCGCTTCTGCGGCATCATGGAGCTGGAGCCGACCAGGGTGTCGGGAAAGCCCACCAGGCCGAACTCCGCCGTGCTCCAGAGCTGCAGGTCGGTCGCCAGCCGGCTGAGCGTCACGCCCAGGACCGACGCGGCCGAAAGGAGGCGCAGGACCAGGTCGCGCGAGGCCACCGCGTCGATCGAGTGCAGCACCCCATCGGCGAAGCCCAGGAGCGCCGCCGTCCGCTCCGCGTCGATGGGCACCGTGGTTCCCCCCGCCGCGCCGGCGCCCAGCGGACAGCGGTCCAGCCCGTCGGCCGCGGCCTCCAGCCCGTGCAGGTCGCGCAGGAGCGCCAGCGCCACGCCGGCCAGGTAGTGCCCGAAAGTCACCGGGAGCGCCGCCTGGTAGTGCGTGTAGATGGGCATGGTGGTGCCGGCGTGGCGCTCGGCGCGGCGCACCAGCACGGCCAGCAGGCGAAGCACCTCGCCGGCGAGCCGGCCGTAGGGCTCGCGCAGCCGCATCCGCAGGACGGTGGCGTTGATGTCGTTGCGCGAGCGGGCCAGGTGCACGGCGCCGCCGGTTTCCTCGCCCAACGTCTCCACCAGCCAGCTTTCGTACAGCAGGTACAGCCCGCGCGGCGCCGCGCGCCCCTTGAGCGGCGCGTAGCCGTCGGCGACCAGCCCGTCCATCGCGTCCAGGAGCCGCCGCCCGCGCTCGGAGGGAAGGATGCCGCGCTCCACCAGCATCACCAGGTGCGCGCGGTCGATGCGGACGTACGACGGGAGCTCGTCGCGGATCGCCCGGTCGGCGTCGTCGCCAAAGACGATGCGTCGCGCGCGCGGGTCCAGCGCCCGGCGGATCCGCCCGGTGTCCTCGCTCACGCCGCCCCCTCCCGTGCGCCCGCCAGCGGCGCGGCCGCGGGAAGGTCCACCCGGAGGCGGACCGTGTCCCGCGCGCGCTCCGCTGCCTCGGACGCCGCATCGAACCCGTCCGCGCAGGCCATCACGTGGCCGATCCGGTCGCGAAAGTCCCCGTGGACGACCAGCGGATCTCCCACCGAGCGATACAGGGCGACGTCCACTACGCCCTCGATCCCCCGCGCCCCGTCGATCCCCTCGACCGCGTCCAGCCGCCCGTCCGCCGGGGGGAAGAGGAAGCGGATGGAGGCGTGCCGGTGGCGCACCGGCGTGACCTCCGGCGTCTGGCCGACGACGAGACGAAGGGTCTCGCGGATCAGGTCGATCCCCTGGGCGTGGCGCACCAGCTCGGGGATGAAGCCGCCGGCCAGCCGCGGGTTCACCTCCATCGGCACCGCGCACCCCCCGGCATCCACACGCAGCTCCCAGTGCAGCGGACCCCACCCGAGTCCGAGCAGCTCCGTCCCGCGGGTCGCGGAATCGGCCAGCGCCCGCGCGACGTCCGCCGGGACCGAAGCCGGGTAGTCGTGCCCCGCCTCGACGAAGAAGGGCGGAGTGCCCAGGTGCTTGCGGGTGATCCCGACCACGCGGCCGGAGAACATCTCCACCGAGAACTCGGGTCCCGTCACGAACCCCTCCACCAGGAGGCGCGCGTTCTCGCCGGCCGTGGCCAGGAGCGCCGCCGCGTGGGCCTGCACCTCGCCCTCGCTGGCGCAGGCGCGCACGCCCACGCTGCCGCTGCCGTCCACCGGCTTGAGGACCACGGGAAAGCCGATCTCGCGCGCGGCGGCCACGGCCTCGGGGGCCGAGGAGACGGCGCGGAAGGCGGGGGAGGGAACGCCGCCGGCGGCCAGCACCTGGCGCTGCCACGACTTGTCGCGCGCGGCGCGGACGGAGGCCGCTTCGGGCCCGGGAAGGCCGAAGCGCGCCGCCAGCGCCGCCGCGGTGGCGATGAAGTACTCGGAGCTGGAGGTGATCCCGGCCACCCCGGCGGCTCCGCCCCAGCGCGCGGCCACCAGCGCGTGCAGCTCGTCCTCGTCCACGCGGGGGACGACCACCACCTCCGGTGCGTCCGCTTCGGCGAGGTAGGCGTACTTCTCGGGGCGGGCGGTGATCAGCACGGGGGCGAACCCCATGGTCCGCGCGGTGCGCGCGAAGAGCCGCCCCGTTCCGCTGGTGTTGCTTTCTACGAAGAGCAGCGCCTTTTCCGCGCTCACGCCGGCACCAGCCTGGGCCCGGCGCCGGGCCGGTCCATCACCTCGGCGTACGAGCGGCGGCCCCAGCGGAAGAACGCCCACGGCTCGCCGCCGTCGTGGGGGTGCTCCCACTCCACCGGCTCGCGCGGAAGGACGTCGAGGCGCGCCCCCTGCGCCTCCAGCCAGGCGTCGTCGTACACGGTGTCCTGGTAGCGGTGCCCCTCGTCGGGAAAGATCACGGCGCCCAGCCGGTCGGGGTTCTCGCGCGCCCACGCGTCGGCCACCAGGTACGCCGCGCCGCTGGTGGGGCCCACGTACAGCGCGTGGTCGCCGTGCAGCCGGCGGGTGGCCAGGAAGGCCTCGGCCGCGCCCACCCAGTGCACCAGGTCGAACGCCGTGTGGTCCACGTTGGGCGGCATCAGCGAGTTGCCCAGGCCGCGCAGCAGCCGCCCGCTCCCGGCGTCGGACTGGCCGAAGAGCACGCTGCGGTGCGTGTCGACCCCGATCACCTCGAGCTCGGGAGAGATCTGCCGCAGGGACGACGAGATCCCGCACACGCTTCCGCCCGACCCCACGGTGCCGATCAGGCAGTCGACCGCGCCGGTCGCGTGGGCCAGCTGCTCGGCGCAGGGGGCGTAGCTCCCCGGGTTGTGCGGGTTGCTGTACTGGCGGGGGCAGAAGCTCCCCGGGTTCTCGGCCAGCACCTGTTCGAGAACGGCGAGCCGCGCCTGCTGGAAGCCGCCCGTGGGCCCCGGCTCGCGGACGATGTGCACCGTGGCGCCCAGGTCTTCCAGCCGCCGCTTGAGCGGGGCGTCGATGGCCGGGTCGCTCACCAGCGTCAGCGGATGGCCGCCGAGCCGCGCCACCATCGCAAGCGCCAGCCCGAAGGTGCCGGAGGTGGTCTCGGCGATCAGGCCGCCCGGCCGCAGCTCGCCCTCTTCCAGCGCCTTGCGGACGATGAAGCGCGCGGGCAGCAGCTTCATCAGCGGAAAGGCCAGCCCGATCAGGTTGGGGCGAAGCCAGACGACGCGGGGAAGCGCGATGGCGTCCACGAAGCTGGCGTGGATCACGGGGCCGCTCACGAGGGATCCTCCGGGTGCGGGGCGGGGTCGACGGCGAACTCCCAGCTCGCGGGCACCCCCAGCCGGTCCAGGCCTTCGCGCGCGCGCTCGATCCCGGCGTCGGCCGCGGCGCCGGGGGCGAAGAGAAAGCCGGCCACGGTGCCGCTGTGCGCCACCTGCACCCCCAGCGCCCCCGCCTCCGAGGCCAGGTGGAGCAGCTCGGGCATCTGCCGCTTGGGGCGGTGCCGCTGCATGATCAGGGTGCTGGCGGTGGCCACCCGGCCGAGCAGCGCGGCGTCCTGCCGCTCCACCGCCCGGCGCAGCAGCCCCAGGATGGTACGGTAGGCCTCGATCTCCCACAGGGTGTAGGGAACGGGCGGAAGGCTGAGCGTCGCCACCCCGTGCTCGCCCTCGGTGTTGAAGCCCAGCACCCGCACCGGGGGAAGGGGCCCGCCCAGGTCCAGCAGCACGCGGCCGCGGCGCTGCGCGAAGAGCACCGCGCGGCCGGGGCCGAACATCAGCGAGTCCGACGCGGTCTCGGCGGCCACGGCCAGCCCCGCGATCCACGCCGGGTCCAGCACCGCGCCGAAGGCGTCGGCGACCGCGCGGATGGTGGCCAGCACGTCGGTGGTCGACGAGCCGCACCCCCACTTCACGGGAACGTTGCTCTCGATGCGGATCGCCCCGCCCCACCCGGTGCGCCCGAGCGCATCCAGCGTGAGCCGCGCGGCGGCCCTGGCCCGCGCGCGGTCGCCCGGCTCCACCGTGAGCGGCCCCGAGCGCAGGGGACGGAAGCGCACGCTCGTGCGGAACAGGGTGCAGGGCAGGGTCACCAGCCCGTGCTCCACCGCCCCGTCGCTGGAGTAGAACATTCCCTGCACGATCTCGCCGTGGTGCGCGTGGATCTCGCCGCGGCCCACGCGAAAGCCGTCCCCGCCCGGCGCCAGGCGCGGGGCGGGGGGCGGGGGGTTCGCGGCGGCGCCGCGGGTGTGCAGGAGGAGTGCGGGCTGCATGGCCGGGGTCAGGAGGGGAGGGAGGTCTCGGCGTCCACGACGCCCGCGCCGCACCACTCCATCACCGCCATGGCGCTCCACATCTTGTGCTGGGCCTGCACCCAGGCCAGGCTCCGCGGCCCGTCGAGCACCTCGTCGTCCACGTCTTCGCCGCGCACCGCCGGAAGGTCGTGCAGGAACACCGTCGAAGGGCCCGAGACGCGCTCCATCAGCGCCCGGGTGACGGCGAACGGGCGGAAGAGGCTCTTCCACTCCGGGTCCGACTTTCCCACCCCCATCTCCTGCCAGCGGCTGGTGTACACCGCGTCCACCCCGCGCGGGAGGGCGCCGGCGTCGTGCGTTTCCTCCACCGTGGCGCCGTTGTCGGCGGCGTACGCCTGCGCGATCGCCAGCTTCCGCCGGTTGAGGCCGTACCCCTCGGGCGTGGCCAGGGTGAGCCGCGCCCCGCGGATGCGGCTCATGGCCAGCGCCAGCGCGGCGGCGGTCTTGTTCCCCTCGCCGCAGTACAGCACGTGCAGCCCCTCCAGCCGCCCGAAGTGCTCCAGCAGGGTGGCCAGGTCGGTCAGCGCCTGGGTGGGGTGCTCGTCGGAGGAGAGGGCGTTGACCACCGACATCCCCGGGTGCATGGTGAAGGTACTCATCTCCTCCACGCTCTCGTTGGTGCGCATCACCAGCACGTCCAGGTAGCCGGCCAAGGTGCGGGCGGTGTCTTCCGCCGTCTCCCCCGTGTTGATCTGCAGGTCGGCGGGGCCGAAGGTGGCCACGGTGGCGCCCAGCCGCCCGGCGCCCACCACGAAGCCGGTGCGGGTGCGGGTGGAGGTCTTCCGGAAGTACACGCCCACCGTGCGGCCGCGCAGGGTTTGCGGGGGGGCGGGGGCGTGCTTGATCCGCACCGCGCGCCGGGCCAGGTAGAGCACCTCCTCGGCCGACAGGTCCAGGATGGAGAGGACGTGCCGGGTGTGCGCCGCGTCGGGGCGAAGGGCGACGGGGGGGATCGGGAGGAGCCCGGGTGCGGGCTCGGCGTGCAGCGTCATTGCGTGTGGTGGTGTGGTGATGGTCGTCCGGCGCGCCCCCGCGCTTCGGGGTCCCGCCGGATCAGGCTTCCTGGGTCTGCTTCCGCAGGCTCTTCGGCGTCATGTCGGTCCACACCTCCTTCACGTACGCCAGGCACTCCTCCTTGGAGCCCGGCTTGCCCACGGCCGACCAGCCCAGGGGGACCTCCTTGTCCGCCAGCCAGAGCGAGTACTGCTCCTCGTGGTTGACGAGGACGATGTAGGTGCGGGTGTCGTCCGTCGCGTCCGTCGGCATGCGTGGCTCTCGCGGTTCAGGGGGCGGAACGGCCCGGCGGCGGCGGCCGGAGCGGTGAAGGCGCTCCGGCGTGTGCGGCGCGGTCCGGCTCCCGCGCATTCTCGATGCGGAAGGTGTCGTATCCCCCCCGCGCAAACCGTACGCGCTGTGGCGCGCAACGTTCGCCGGACAGGGTGAGCGTCGTTTCTTCGGTCCGGAAAAGTAATCGTTCTTCGCCATAAATAGCAACCCGCAGCCCCGACGTGCGGGTGTGAGCGTCAAGGCGTGAAAGGTGCGAGGGTTGGAACGCCAGCCGTTTGTTGCGGTGGCGGAACCGGAGCGGCTTCGTACCACGCCGCCCGTCCACGCTCCGCCGTCGTTGGGGACGGGCGGTTTCCGGGCGCCGGGGGGCGGTGCTCACCGGCGCATCCGTCATCTCGACAGCGCCCGCCCTCCTTCCTCACAAGGAGTGTCTGAGCAGCATCCGCTTCTCCTGCCTCACGCGCGAGCCAGCCCGAGTGCGATGGCGGCCGCCAAATCGTTACTCGCCGGTTTGCCTCGACGTAAACACCTGGTCCCCGCAGCACGCGCACGGCTCTTCCGCGTCTTGTCGCCTGGCCCGCAGCGCATCCATTCGTGCCAAATTTCTCGAACAACGGTTGACGCAAGGGCAAGCGGCGGCTTATCGTTTATTTCCCTATGTTTTTGGCCTCCGCGTAGTCCAAGTCCCCCTTACCAGAGCTGTGCTGCCAGGGTGATCGGACCGCCTCGCCCGCACCCCGCCTCAGTCACGGAGGCGGTGAGGGGGAGGTGCCGGCCGCTTGGATCGGGGACCGATCTCCAACACGCGTGTTTACGGTGCCTCGCCACGGGGGTGCCGGCGGGCGTCCCCGGCGAGCTGTCCGGCAAGTTCGACCTCACGCGCCGCACCGAACCGCAGTCGCGAAGCGCCAGGCAGCCGGGCGACGTGATGCCGGCGCTGGCCTCGTACGAGCGGGTGGGCCGCCACGACGTCTTCGAAAAGCCCGAGCTTTCCCTGCCGGCCCAGCACCTTCTCGACGCCCAGCTCGCCGAGTTCGATCCGAACGAGATCGAAGCACTGCTTGCGCTGGTCCGCGCGGCCGACGTGGGATGACGGATCAGCCGCCTTCCATCGCAACAACGAACTGCCTCCAGAGCCGATGAGCACGACGCTGTCGATCGCCGAACGTGAACGGATCCTCGAGATGGCGCGCGCCGCAAAGCTGGCGCGCAGCGCACCGAAGGTTTCCGCCATCGTGCCGGTGGAGCGCACGGGGGCGCTGCCGCTGTCCTTTGCGCAGGAGCGGCTCTGGTTCGTCGACCGGATGGAGCCGGGAAGCGCCGTC
Coding sequences within it:
- a CDS encoding Gfo/Idh/MocA family protein → MTDTTTTAPPLPADLHMSNATVPAQGLGAVIVGLGRAGLGLHIPVLEKILRNRSADSPFGAVVGLVDPVGGGIGRALHRLEYEYGYDPRPIRFATSLAELTGVDPNQAVVHICTPADDHASTLRAATDAGFRRIIVEKPCAANTAEVDEMRRIADRTGASIGVVNPYLYSRSVARCRDKIQEVGRPPHYLEFEMSKPRITPTLAGRSKPESVMDVELPHQIATALHLTGASSYRLLRAEVRHMHYREMDTEPCQVVPNMGIGVVVLELDECVAVLVSSLDALTRTRVLKLRFPNTEHIEAFLPVTGDDHISVIMEYSGRNTDGSTEQTRVEKLPDDMLARCLFDMYSRFATDSPQLSDLTFNRKVIDVMDKAKAFARIRR
- the argH gene encoding argininosuccinate lyase; translated protein: MSEDTGRIRRALDPRARRIVFGDDADRAIRDELPSYVRIDRAHLVMLVERGILPSERGRRLLDAMDGLVADGYAPLKGRAAPRGLYLLYESWLVETLGEETGGAVHLARSRNDINATVLRMRLREPYGRLAGEVLRLLAVLVRRAERHAGTTMPIYTHYQAALPVTFGHYLAGVALALLRDLHGLEAAADGLDRCPLGAGAAGGTTVPIDAERTAALLGFADGVLHSIDAVASRDLVLRLLSAASVLGVTLSRLATDLQLWSTAEFGLVGFPDTLVGSSSMMPQKRNAFLLEHVQGRAGAPLGAFTAAAVAMHATPFSNSVAVGTEGVRPLWGALDGVTEAVVLARLVVAGAEPRPERMRERADEGFTAATELANRLVVETGMSFRQAHHRVGELVTDAAVRGEPLAEAAGALFRELGIAADAAGLDPAAVAAAAAYGGGPAESELRRAVAELRREWAAAARRLHARRERWREGDRALDAAAAGVLAGGASTDDAPAVPAAETRSR
- a CDS encoding ATP-grasp domain-containing protein, with product MSAEKALLFVESNTSGTGRLFARTARTMGFAPVLITARPEKYAYLAEADAPEVVVVPRVDEDELHALVAARWGGAAGVAGITSSSEYFIATAAALAARFGLPGPEAASVRAARDKSWQRQVLAAGGVPSPAFRAVSSAPEAVAAAREIGFPVVLKPVDGSGSVGVRACASEGEVQAHAAALLATAGENARLLVEGFVTGPEFSVEMFSGRVVGITRKHLGTPPFFVEAGHDYPASVPADVARALADSATRGTELLGLGWGPLHWELRVDAGGCAVPMEVNPRLAGGFIPELVRHAQGIDLIRETLRLVVGQTPEVTPVRHRHASIRFLFPPADGRLDAVEGIDGARGIEGVVDVALYRSVGDPLVVHGDFRDRIGHVMACADGFDAASEAAERARDTVRLRVDLPAAAPLAGAREGAA
- a CDS encoding cysteine synthase family protein, with amino-acid sequence MSGPVIHASFVDAIALPRVVWLRPNLIGLAFPLMKLLPARFIVRKALEEGELRPGGLIAETTSGTFGLALAMVARLGGHPLTLVSDPAIDAPLKRRLEDLGATVHIVREPGPTGGFQQARLAVLEQVLAENPGSFCPRQYSNPHNPGSYAPCAEQLAHATGAVDCLIGTVGSGGSVCGISSSLRQISPELEVIGVDTHRSVLFGQSDAGSGRLLRGLGNSLMPPNVDHTAFDLVHWVGAAEAFLATRRLHGDHALYVGPTSGAAYLVADAWARENPDRLGAVIFPDEGHRYQDTVYDDAWLEAQGARLDVLPREPVEWEHPHDGGEPWAFFRWGRRSYAEVMDRPGAGPRLVPA
- a CDS encoding MbtH family protein; protein product: MPTDATDDTRTYIVLVNHEEQYSLWLADKEVPLGWSAVGKPGSKEECLAYVKEVWTDMTPKSLRKQTQEA